One Gossypium arboreum isolate Shixiya-1 chromosome 13, ASM2569848v2, whole genome shotgun sequence genomic window, CTGTTACATGCAGGGAAGTTGGCTTCCAAAATTGAGAAATCTTGTTAGCCAGATAAATGAAACTTTCAGTCGTAACTTCCAAGAGATGGCAGTTGCGGGAGAAGTTTCACTGGGTATCATATATTATTACCTTTTAGAGTTCACTACATGCTACCTGTGGTTTCCTGTTCTGATTTAATGTTTTCTTTCAGATGAGCATGACACCGATTTTGATCAATTTGGGATACTTGTAAAAGTGAAGTTCAGGTGGGTTTCTGAACTTGTTATTATGTCACCAATATGACAGAATCTTTAGTATGGGCTTTATgcattttgaaataaaacatcACATTTGTCTGTTTTTCAGTTTCGGAGTGATGTGTGGGATATGTTTACTATGTGGGATCAATTGCAATTTGCAAGTCTTTTCAATGTAATAGCTTAATGTTCAATGGGAGATCTTTGCACTATTGAAAGACTGTATGCAGTCGATAAATATCATTATACTAATGGATGATACCATTTGTTATTCATGTTCCGGTTTTAAAATAGCTGAATCAGATATTGTCTTACAGGTTAATATTTGAACATTAAGGCACTGAGATTAGTGTTTTGAATGTTAAATTTTGGCCTTTTTGTTTTCCTGCTTGGAATCCATTCGCAAATAAACACTTCTCATCAAGGTCACTCATGCTTAAAAATCTTAGATGCTTTCCTGAGTGGTAGCAATGATACTAACTTGATAATTCCTGATCTAAATTTCTCATCGCCTATCAAATAAATGCAACTCTAGTGTGATTTATCATATTAAAGTCATATAAAGGACATTTTCTATCGACTATTATATTCATATGCTATTGATCACTTTTTTTTGGCAGTTGGACTGGAATAAATGAAAACAGAATAGCTATAGTATTATGCTTGCTCattcataaaatatttaaaccaTGCCCATTTATGGTGTATATCTTTATCAAACACCTGTCTTTAGACCAATACCGTTTATATCTTTCTTAATAATTTGTTAGCTGAGAGAAGCACtctttatgtttatttatttgtcTAGGACTAGTGTAAGTTATATGCCCTGGGTGTCACTTCACTACATTTTGTTATATGATATACATTGATTCCAAGACTATGTTTGCCTTTAAAACTTGAAGAATTTCTTATGTGATTTATGTTTCTGCATGGTTAATACTATTAAATCTTGATTTGTTTTTTTGGTGTTGTCCATCAGGCAAGCAGGTCAACTTCAAGTTCTCAGTGCTCACCATCAATCTGGAGGGGTATTTCAATCAAATTCTGTAATTCATGAATCAATTTGGAATAGCATTTTTTTTGCTGCAATTTTGAATTTCCTCTTTGTAGGAACGTTCAGTTTCAACTATTCTTTATCTTGTTTCTCTTCAAGATCTCGCTAATTGTCCCTTTAGGGTGGTTGATGAGATTAACCAAGGTAAGCCTGAATCAACTTCTACACACCATGTTACAGATACGTGTTGCATAAAAATCCTCATTTATTATTCTTCTGTCTTCTTCCTTGTTCCAGGAATGGACCCCATTAATGAAAGAAAGATGTTTCAGCAATTAGTACAGGCTGCCAGCCAACCGAACACCCCACAGTAAGCATGAACATAAGCAGGAGATGCTGTTCTTTTTAAACTCTGTAGTTTATTGACCTTGATTTGGCTAATGGTTAAAACTTGCTGCTGTGTTATAAATTTAGTTGTCATTGAAAAGTTACTGCTATACATACTTTGCACCTTTTTTTTTCTGTAaactagggtttagggtttatgctGATCATCAGTATAGATAACAAAAATGAAGATAATCGGATTAGGCTGGGAAGTAAATGTTCAAAACAGATGATAATGCGAGTGTTAAGTTGCTTctcctttttaaaaaaaacaacctGAAACTGGCCTTAATTGATAAGGATTTTGATGTTGTGGACCAAATCAACTAGTTTGGCTTAATGATTGATAGAGGTGAGGCTGATTAAAATAGgttcatatatgtatattttaattcAAGCTTCATGGTCCAAAATTTAGTAGTAGCTGTTGATATGCCAATTATCTTTCTCTTGTACATAGTGCTAGTTGCTGTTGATTCTACATTTATGAACAAtgtgatgtttttttttttttacagtttGGTAAAAGCGTGTTTGTGTTGTAGATTGAAGTTTGTTTTAAACATTGTGGCAGGTGTTTCCTACTTACACCAAAGTTGCTACCAGATCTGGAATACAGCGAGGCATGTAGCATTCTGAATATAATGAACGGTCCCTGGATTGAGGAACCCTCTAAAGGTTAAAACACCCACGGTTGCCATTGTGTGGTTTCAATTAGTAGTAGGATACAAATTTTTGTTAAGAGAACTCATACATATGTCTACATGTTGTTGTAATTCAGTATGGAGAAATGGAGACTGCTGGAGCACCATTGCAGGGTTAGCAGAAACACGCTGATGATGAAACATCATCCCCGCTGAGGATGTATAGGACAGAGAGGAGAGAAGATGACAATCAATTGTTGAGGATATATAGTTAaaatgaaaatgaggttttgtaTTGTAATTGGCAGCTTTTTGGGAAAACATATCAGCTTCATTGTGTGGGTTTTTGGTCCGTGTAAAGATGGTTAGAATCATGAAGTAGGTgtatgattttttattatttgtaaTGCGCCAAACTTGATTCAGGTGTAAAGATGGTATTTTTGTTCTTTCTGAGAAATATCTTGTTATTTTTCCCGTTCTCAACTTGTTTAATTGTGTAAGGCTGTTAGTGAAAATTTTCTGGTTAAGGGCATTCTGGATGTTTAAACTGCTCCAAGTaaacaaaatgtgaatgcaagCACATTTTCCTTTTAGAATGAACATTTCCAAATCTGATACCTCCAGTGCTACCTTTTGAATAGAGATTATCTTATTAAATGGCTGGGAATATTCTTGccataacaaaaagaaaaaaatagaaagaattttTTTCTAAGTTATACTATTTAGTAAATTAATTGCTTCACTGTCCAAGATGGTAGGATGTGATTACTAATTGTTTTAAAGATGATAAGACCATGCTAATTAGAAAAAGGTGGGCTGTTTAAGTACTTGCTGCTTCCTGCATTAGAAATCAACAGTCCGTAGGACTTTGCAGTATGATGATTGATATATTTACGGTTCTTGTAGCTGCACGTGATCTGATAATGCTCTTAAATTGACCAATCATTGTCAGCAATTGATCAATAATTGTAATGGTTTTAATGAATTAAAGATCTAATTGCTTGATACATTTAGGGCAAAGCTACATCGGGCAAATGTGAATTTTATTTCTGAACCTATTGAAGATGGGACAAATGGAGCAGTGATAGTTCTTACAACTCCAGATGCTCAGCGCACGATGCTTGCTTATCAGGTTAGATGAAGCTACTGATGTCATTGCAAGTTGCCTAAAGTTGAAGCTATAGTGTTATTTCCTGCTTCTTGCAGTTCAATCGTTATTTATTCTCTGTTAAAGTTTGCACGCACGGTCCTCGCAACTTATATTTCAgacttgcatgcatgcataatcaCTGCTTCCTTTTTATTGTTAAAGGAATATGATGCTGAATAAAAACCGAATTCCCCTTAATTATggagaaattgaataaaaaccgGAACCAGGATCTACTTTTTGTTTCATTATTTGTTTGCTTGTTGCTGTTCTATTGACATCATCTCAGGGACGATGAACTTGTTCAGCCACTTTAATCCATGCACTTTATAATAAATGGAAAATTCTTACCATGATTAAAAAAAATCCACGAAGGAAAACCTGTTTAAAAATGAACAACATAGTTACTTGTAGCTTTCTCTAATGTTCTAGTACCTGGAAAATAAGTAAAACATGAATGAAGCCTTAGcccataaaacataataatcttacaaataaaattttatgttCGAGCAAACTCCTTTTCATGCTACAACGCTTTACACTAAATTATTTTGCACATTTGCGCATCTTGTGCAAATGTGCTTAAAAGTAACATCCTGCCTCGAACTCTCTGATGTCTTTAAGTTTCATTAGAGCATGTGTATGTTCCGGGAAGGGAATGGCATGATTAATATATGTCTTCATCTTGTTATTTCAGTACATCATCGACTATTAATTATGATTCTTGCTTGGCCAATGTAGTCTCCTAGACAAATATATTTGTGATTAAGGGCTATTTATTTGAACTTCCTGATACCATCAGAACCATTATAAAGGCTTGTGAAGAAGCTCGCAGGGGTGGCGCACTAGTAGCAGTCACAGCATCAGATGTCTCCTGCATCGAGTGACATTATGATGATTTCTGGTAAGTTTGTTACCAAATTTGGTCAACCCTATTATTGGCTTTTCGTGCTTGTCTTTGGAATGTGTTCAtattgttgaaaccatttttattttgaaaaacagggatcgactttaaaacaaagtatggagttgccaccaatcctttttgtttaggcgTGATCGGGTTACCCTGTggtcgatcattttaataaaatattttggtttattaaaacaacatttttggtctacgaaaaactacaagacggattcgggagtcggttacacgcGAGGAAAGATTatcaccctcgcaacgcccaaaattggtaccgtattGATGGATTAacgtcctaatgttgaaaatttgaaaagattttaaaatataatcttcaaaaacgtttggataacttgaattggatattgagattctctcgtttaaaaggaataaaatattaCGTCCAGCACGATTGGATACAATATTTTGAACCCCTGACACAAGATCATCTCAGGATTTCCAAAACACATGcacttaaaacttttaaaaaggatatttggctattcggctcaaacggtaaatcgaaacccagcacgattgggcacgatttaTCGAATTTCTAAATACGAAACATCGCCTCATTTTAATTTGAgaaaacatggatgaaatttcaaaaggatattctgtATTTTAGTCGAATGGAAAATCGAAGCCTAACACGATTGGGCACGACCTCCCAAACAAGAAATATTTCCTTATGTTGAGAGGGTTCTTTGAAACGCGGGTGATTATAAAAGCGatctaaagtatataaaataatttttttaaaaaaaattattttccattcaagataaaataatatataaaactctttaaaaataatatataaacaattcaaaatatataatgtgtaaaaaagtttgaaatacataatatatgaaaatattaaagtaaataatatgtaaaaatttgaaataagcgttgtataaaaagttaaaatagataataacaaaaatgtaaaataaataaataaataaatagaatgttaataacaagagtaaaaacatatataagaaaaaagtaataatgaaaataatattagtatataaatagaaataaaaatataataaatagaaatataataatagtaaaaatataaatagataattaaaattagataaataataatagtattagaataacaaaataaatataaatagaaacataaaataataggaataatatattaaattagttaatttgataataaaatagcgaaaataaaaaaggattaaatcgaacctTAAAGTAAAATTCTGGGGCAAatcaaaaacaaataaaaggaaatggaccaatttgaacatgcgaataacaaggagggaccaaaagggaaataatcTCCACCCTAAAAAACACACAGCTTCAAGGACGACCAAAATGTagtcaaaaaaattttaaggccaaaattaagaataatgaaagcttaattgcaaaataataaaaaaaaaaacagaagggTTAAAAGCAATTAGACGAATttagaaaaaacaaagaaattgaaataaaatggaCAAAATTCCTACGTaattgaaagagaaaaaaaaataattcaattctaaTGAAAATAGGAAAGGGGAGAATAATCcaattccaaattgaagtagGAATACCAAAAGTAATCGATCAATAATTCGTCCTCTTTCAAAGAAtaaaatacccctatttatatatatgggatttactaaaaatagcctaactaatttaataataaaataaaataaaaataatatctttcTATTTTTAGCCTTTTACCATGTTAACAATTTGATAACCCCTTGACTTTCTCTATTTTTTTGATTTGACCAcaatttaataattgtctttcaatttagccctttttagctTGTTTTTGAACGATTGTATCCTTTCGCTTCGATTATTATTTTTTCGGGCCCAGCCAAAATTGACCTATTACACATAtactttagaaaaaaaaaatccgaAGATGTTGTACATTTAAGCACATTGTGGTAAAACAGTTATTCGAAGCTTTTCATTTAGGATGCTAAACCCTTCAATCCCCCCTCCAAGGTTGAACGTAGTAGTGTATACAGTCATAACTCAGCTATATAATTCAAGGATGGCTAATATATTTGAACTTGTCTTTACCGGAAAGGGTTTTTGTCTAGATGAAAAAGATTCACTTGTTCTTCGCATCACTAGGTTCTAGGAGACGCTATTTACGGTGCTAGAAGAGTACTAAACATTCTTGGGAAATATAAAAAACTTTGAGCTCACTACAATTCATGTTCTGTGGGaataaatattttcattaagTTCTCAAATATGAATTGTTTTGCCTTTTTATTTTCAGGGAAATTGTTGGCAATTACGTGGATTTTCTGTGAGAGCTTTATGGCATTTTTCCTCAAAAGAAAGCTCTGTTTCAGCAACAAGGTATCTCAGCCACTTTGTTCCCTTGGTCTCGTTACAGATGGACGTAGAGGATCTTACTTGGGTGTAAAAGGAGAAGCTGTATATATTCCTCCATGTGTACCGGTGGACACTGGTGCCGGTGATGCATTTGCATCTGGTATTTTGTATGGTATACTACGAAGTGTCTCGGAATTAAAAGTCATGTGTACATTAGCAGCTAGGATTGCAGCCACAGATGTTGGGCAACAGGGGACTCGACTTAGTGTTCAGGATGCCGTTGATATTGCCGAGTCATTTGCATTCAACCTCGGAAGTTCTAGTGTAAGGTCAGATGTAGGTTCAGGTCAAATTCCCAGCTTATGACGTATTTGCCTTGAAGCCCCATGTTAATTTCTCCATTCTTATATTTTCCATAGCTTGTAACCTTGGATCTTGTCCGGCTATGTTGTTTTAACGCTTCTTTTTTCTTGAAGTATCATATCTCTGACAGTCATGCCCATCGGCATGGTGATCTTCCAAAGATCCTTGGAGAATCTTGAGAAAAATTGAAGACAATTGCGTCGGTAGCTATTACGGGTTCCAAGTAACATAGATTGTCCCTGAAAACATTGCTGGCAGCAATTTGAATTGCCATTGATTCAAATTTGATCACTATTCCAATGTCATGCAGTATCAATATCATGAAATTACGTCTCGTATTCTCCTTCAGCTGTGTCTTTCATCTGGCCAGAGCAAGTACAAGGATTAATTCAACTGCTAGTAAATGATAGATATATGGTTGAAACAAGTTGTATATGGGAACACATCAAGGCCTTGGAATGGAACTTTTCTTCTAGGACTCCACTCCTGCACTTGGAAAGATCTATTTCtgatatttttgttatttaattcaGTTTTCATGACAAGCTacgaaagagaggaaaaacaagacTCAATAtcgatatatttttttaatagatattaaggaaaataaaaaagtcaatacacattcttttCATTACAAACATAATACCTCATATGTGAACAACAATAGTTTATGATTGGTCTTTTCATTTCATGGTCTAGGTTACAATTATTTTTCTAGGTTTAAACTCTGCAATCACTTTTTGTTTAAATTAATTCTTGATATCttcttaaaaattctaaaattcagaTATCAACATAAAAACAATTACTAAATTAAGAACTCACTTAagataaaaaacaaataaaatattaacaaaatCATGTTCTATAACATTATTAAACGCCAAAATTATATTTATAGTATTGCCAATCGTCCCATAACTTGTGAAGTATTTGAATCACTATTTTGTAACCTCTTCTCCCACTAAAACATTATTTAACACActtaattgaaattaaattataacaaATAGATATTTACCCCTAAATAACTTCCAtttaaaaagtttaaatttaaattctaGTATTATCAACTCTGCTTCatcttaatataaaaattatatacaaatATGAATACAGTATCAAAAGGCTGCACATCAACCTACTCATCTTCAAACTTTGATCTAATCTTTTTTCCCCTTATTTATCTTCACTATTTCCCTTTTTTTCTTGTGTGTGTGATTGGGATTCCAACACCGGCCTCAAAACACAAAGGCTCAGACGTCGACATTACTTCCTATATCTTTTCTGTTTTCTGTAAAATGTATATATACAATAAGTTTCACTATACTATAAAAAAGAGTTTTGACTATGATTTATACTACTATCCTATAATGAGCCTCCCATTGGAGCTCGATGAGGTACTCCCTTCCTCCTCCTGGCCGTAGGTGGCGGCGTCGATGGCGTGAAGCTTTGCTGTATGCTCTGTATACCCTCAATGCTAACACTTATGTTTAGCGACTCACCTTCGGAGTACTCCATTTCTGTGGATAATTTTCCTTTCTTAATCAACTTCTTTGATGTCCCAACCACCTAAATTAACGCGAATTTAAACTTTGAAAATAAGATAATATTATTTATAGGAAAAATAATCATCTCGGTCCTAAATACGAAAATgaacataaaaattaattaaaaaactcAAGACAAAAAGGGgttgatataaaattttaaacatcaaaattaaacaaACATTTAGTTTGGAAGagcttaaattaaataattaaaatttgaagacTACAAAATGGTCATGTACAAATTTAtctattctatttttatttatgatttgacCTATATTTACCAGAAACTTGGACCCTATGCTTCATCAATTTCTAGTAAAATTAACATGGAACAAGTTATTAAATGGAATGGATAACGAATCTACTTCAAATATCATGTTAGAAAGACATTTGAGAGTTTTGATAGCCTCAGATATTTGTAATATCTGATGAAATAGACAAAGCAAGCTCCATTTTCATCACCACTCTCAAATAGAAGAATCAGATAATGTGGACTTTTAGCAATAGCCATAAAAATGTTAAGGCAGGAAGAAGATGAATGGAAATATATACGGTAAAAAAGATCCATAAAAATCCTATTCGTATACATATATTATCAAATGCATTGCAACCACATGATGGGACACAAGTTGTCCTGTTATATGTTCAttgattttgtttttgaaaagaaaaagaataaaggGTACCTTGCAACCAAGAGAGCAGAAGGTGAAGGAATCAAGGAGGCTGCGGTGGCAGACATGGCAGGTATTCGTAACACCTTTGCCCAACCTAGGCTGTGGTCTTTCATTCAAGAACACTATCCGGGCATTGTTTATTATGTATGTTTGAATCCCTGTTATGTCTATCAGTTTCTGAATCTCTGAAACCCTTATCACATCATGGTATGATGATCTCCTTATCTGCAACATTCTCCACATTCATTCACTCTTACCTTTACAAATTAATAcaagttttaatgatttataCCTGAATGGTTCTATGGTCCTTGTGATAAGCAAGGCAAAGTGAACAAAGCGCTCCATTCATGCATTCCAAGCAATACATGTTGCATTCACTCTTATGAGCATCTGCGTGCAGCTTGCATTGACCAAAAAAGCTTGTTTGAAGCAGAGGTCTcagccatggcggccacttcatatCCTCATCCTCATCATCTTCATCATCTGGTCCTCCTCCTCCCTGAATTATACATAAGCCAAATTTATTTCATCATCAGCTTCTGTATACAATCAAATACTATTCAATAATAGATAATCAATATCCAACAAGGCTGGCGGCCTAACCATGATTCTTCTGCTTTTTGGTCTGATTTCTCTAACGCTACTTGTTTCTTCTTGGTCGATATTTATCATCTAGAGCTAAACAGAAATTTTCTaggaaaactttttttttttttcaagaaaaaaGAGAAGTGGGTCAGTTTGAAGTGGTGAGTGGTGGATGGGGTAATGGAAGACGCTTATCTTAAGCTTAAAAGTCTTCCaatcgaatctctatccgaaccTAAACCAATAAacccaaaaaataatatttatttaagatGCGTTTGTTTGAAGGAAGTTCACTAGATTCTTCAATTTTATTTACTTGGACAGAAAAGATTGAGAGTTGGCAAGTTGGAAGCCATGACGTGTGCTGGTTTCCAACGTTAGACGTTTGGAAGTGAGAGATTTGGACATGTAAGAGAAAAAGTAATGAATCATCCAAAATACAAGGAGACTGAAAAGGCCATGTGTTGGACGTATTTTTAATACTAGTGCATGGTGATAGAGTCTAATTGTTAGGGGTTTTTATGATGATTACATTTAAAAAACAAATAATTTCAATTTAGAAGCATCTTGAATATTGCCAGTTCTAGGAAATACCTTTGCGGTGAGGACAAATGTATCTCAATCGTGTAGAAGCCGTCATACTTGGTTTGTTGATTTTAATAGAATTAAGTCTCGTAAACCCAGTTTGCCTATTCCGAGACTTTATGGTCGGCTGAAACAATTCATGATAGTCCATCATCGCACATAAAATCAGACAACATAAGAAACAATAGATACACAAAGCaagtattatttttaattgggttaGTGGTTAAATTAGTCAGATTGTTGATTTTTGtttgatttaaataaataaattattgaaaataaaaattattaaaaaaattattgttaaaGTTTATGTGACttaaatttttattcaaaaaataaatacaatggtaaaataaaaatatttgtggGGGCGAGAGGCCAAAGCTTGCCACAGATAccaattaagtataaaattagaTTGGGATTGTGACCGAGGGTGTGAGGGTCGAAGGCCCTCGCGGCATGAATTATGCCACACAAGTAGAATACATATAAAATTACACTTCTTCTATTTGACATTAAATAAAATAGCGtttttcaacctttaaatagaTATAGTTAaaactcctcttgtatcatttAGTTTTCAACCTTAGTGAATTTCTCCTCCTCTGCCTgtgattttttcccgaaagggtttttacgtaaaatctgtatttttttttcttttcttattgctTTGCGATTGTTCTATTGTTATTATCGATGTCTATTATAACaattataaaaatcaatttaacttttttttttggctCAACTGGTTTGTATCGGTTTGtaagttaattaatttttatacttcTTCTTGAATTGATACTTTAATTGATTTTCAATCTAATCAATTCAACTAAACAATCCAATCTGATTTTGACAATATTGCTTAAAATTTGAGAATCACATTGTGAAAGAAAATTCATTTTGCTTTATTGTAGGTTGTACTCATGTTTAATTTCAGTGTAAAACCGTTATTCAGACCATTCTTTGAACCCGTAGAGTAGTTAATGAACTTGTAAGCAACAATGACATTATATGTAATCATCTTACCCAAAACAAAGCACCACCACTCTGATGTGACTGATGCAATAGGTAAGACACTTTTAAGCCTACTAACAGAACTTTAAAGATGATTTTATAATGAACTAAAGACTAATGGACCTAAAgttgatcaatttttttttttggatagtAGGGAATTCAATTTGAAGGTATTACTCATCTCATGAACAATGCAATCATTCACTACTTTAATGATATCTTACGATGTTTGACCATTCTAAGACTTGAAGAGATTTTTAAAATAGTTAAGCATAATGTTATAGACCCATACCTTTTCTTCTACCCAATTATCAAGTTCATCCTCCAAAATCATGATCCAATTCTAATTATGTCTTTTACTGGCTTGAGCATAGAAAAGAATTAGTGTTTCTATCCCCATCTAGGAACCACAACTCCCTCGATCTCTATTTTTAGTGCATCTCATCCTTGTCAAGAAGGCAATTAAGCGTAATCTAGGATTCTCGTAGCAATTAGATATTAGCCTCAATCAATTCATGACTATCCGTCAAAGATGCCACCTGGCTAGTAAAATCTTTAATACATCCCTTCACATCCTCGGATTTCCTCATTTGTCGAACCTTTAGACCTCATCCAACTTTATGTATCCACTGCCGGTCATTCTTCATAGTACACATATTTGTCTCATTAGTTTCATTGTTCTTCTCTCTAAGCTAACATGCCTTAAATTTAAAAGGATTTTTTGGCTCCCCGTTTCTCGAGCCCCTAACCCTTGAAGTTCCAAAAAGAAATTGAACAATGAATAGAAGCTACTTATGGGAGCACCTCGGTTTTCAAATACATAGACATCTTCGCTTAATCCCTATTAGAAACAAACCGATCCAACCTTTCTTTAAAAATAGTTTAAGCATCCTTATTATTTAACTATGTAAATGAACCCTCATTAGCACTTAGATAAATAAAACTCCTATCTTATCTGAAGCCTTCTTAAATTCGACGATACCATCCTAGAATCCTATCCCATGCTTCTCAATATCTAACAAAATCTCATTAAAATCTCCACACATGTACCAAGAAAACATGGTTATACTTTATAAGGAGTGAAGAAGTGCACATAATTCATGTTTGCACTCGTTATCAGTATTTTTATATGTTAGAATTGAGTAACCCGAatccttattaaaataaaatatagtggtaaaataaaataaaagtaaaatccatatagaactatacttcttttattttattttagaataaggtttttcaacctttttacaCTTCATCTATTAGATATTggttagaataaggtgtttcaaccttactacacttgtaacacccctaacctgtatctgttgCTGGAATatggttatggagcattaccgtaaAAACATAACTTtaaatcaaacatttcatatataAACATAATCATAGCATAAATCATTCatatacatgcatatcatcccttattcaagccctcgaggccttagaaacactttgaaaccattcaggactaaatcgaaaacatttGGCACATTGaggaaaaaattagaaattttaaactataggggtcacacggccgtctGGCCAAGCTGTGTGACTCACACTGTTGTGACACATGCTTGTGTCTCAGGTCGTGTAATAATCGAAATGGCctcatacgcccatgtgccaggcagTGTGCTAGGCCGTCTAACTGTCTGACTTGTAACCTTTAAatactacaggggacacacaaccgtgtcgcatggccgtgtgtcatacatggttGAGACAACGCCCATATCTTAGGCCGCGTGGacaagaaattggccaaaatcaagccatttccttcTCCC contains:
- the LOC108461932 gene encoding protein RGF1 INDUCIBLE TRANSCRIPTION FACTOR 1-like, with product MINIDQEETSSVREIRPKSRRIMGGGGPDDEDDEDEDMKWPPWLRPLLQTSFFGQCKLHADAHKSECNMYCLECMNGALCSLCLAYHKDHRTIQIRRSSYHDVIRVSEIQKLIDITGIQTYIINNARIVFLNERPQPRLGKGVTNTCHVCHRSLLDSFTFCSLGCKVVGTSKKLIKKGKLSTEMEYSEGESLNISVSIEGIQSIQQSFTPSTPPPTARRRKGVPHRAPMGGSL